A stretch of the Cheilinus undulatus linkage group 11, ASM1832078v1, whole genome shotgun sequence genome encodes the following:
- the gnat2 gene encoding guanine nucleotide-binding protein G(t) subunit alpha-2 — protein MGAGASAEDKKSKELEKQLQEDADKDSKTVKLLLLGAGESGKSTIVKQMKILHQGGYTKEEQMEFRAIIYGNILQSALAIIRGMEMLGVDFGSPSAQEDAQKLQNLSDSIEEGTMPPELADVIKKLWKDSGVQAGFERAAEYQLNDSAGYYLNEMDRICKPDYMPTEQDVLRSRVKTTGIIEEQFSCKELHFRMFDVGGQRSERKKWIHCFEGVTCIIFCGALSAYDMVLVEDDEVNRMHESLHLFNSICNHRFFALTSIVLFLNKKDLFEEKIKKVHLSICFPDYDGPNTYDDASNYIKTQFLDLNMKKGVKEIYSHLTCATDTKNVEIVFNAVTDIIIKENLKDCGLF, from the exons ATGGGTGCGGGAGCAAGCGCCGAGGACAAAAAGTCTAAGGAGTTGGAAAAGCAACTCCAAGAAGATGCTGATAAGGACTCTAAAACAGTCAAGCTATTACTGCTTG gCGCTGGTGAGTCAGGGAAAAGCACCATTGTAAAACAAATGAA GATTCTCCATCAAGGTGGTTACACAAAAGAGGAACAGATGGAGTTTAGGGCGATCATCTACGGTAACATCCTCCAGTCTGCTCTGGCCATTATCAGAGGCATGGAGATGCTGGGCGTTGATTTTGGCTCGCCCTCTGCACAG GAAGATGCACAGAAGCTGCAGAACTTGTCAGACTCCATCGAAGAAGGCACAATGCCCCCTGAGCTGGCTGATGTCATTAAGAAACTGTGGAAAGACTCTGGTGTGCAGGCCGGCTTTGAGAGAGCTGCTGAGTACCAACTGAACGACTCTGCTGGCTA CTACCTCAACGAAATGGACAGAATCTGCAAGCCAGACTACATGCCCACCGAGCAGGATGTGCTGCGATCTCGAGTCAAAACAACTGGTATCATTGAAGAACAGTTCTCCTGCAAGGAGTTGCACTTCAG GATGTTTGATGTGGGTGGCCAGaggtcagagaggaagaagtGGATCCATTGTTTCGAGGGTGTGACCTGTATCATCTTCTGCGGAGCTCTCAGTGCATACGACATGGTGCTGGTAGAGGACGATGAAGTG AACCGCATGCACGAGTCTCTCCATCTATTCAACAGTATCTGCAACCACAGATTCTTCGCACTGACCTCCATCGTACTTTTCCTCAACAAGAAGGATCTGTTTGAGGAGAAGATCAAGAAAGTCCACCTGAGCATCTGCTTCCCAGACTATGATG GTCCAAACACGTACGACGATGCCAGCAACTACATCAAGACGCAGTTCTTGGATCTGAACATGAAGAAGGGCGTGAAAGAAATCTACTCCCACTTGACCTGTGCCACAGACACAAAGAACGTCGAGATTGTGTTCAACGCTGTGacagacatcatcatcaaagaaaACCTTAAAGATTGCGGTCTTTTCTAA